The nucleotide window AAAACCCCCTGCCTTCTGAAAAGCCGCTGCAAGCGATGCGGACTGGAAACCGGGACTCCGGCTATAGGATCTGGCCTCGCCTCTCGAACACCCCCTGTGGATCCCTCGGTCGGCATAGCACTTTCCTCACTGTCTCCGGGATTATCCGGATGGATCTCGGGACCGACCTGCATTATGATTCCCTATAAGCCTGTGGTTGGGGTTTCGATGAATAAAGGGGACGCCTTCGACCTCTGACCTCAGAAATCCGCTCCATCTTGGGAGGTGCGCCGTGCAGCCACAGATCGAAATGGAGCTCGCTCAAACCCGACAAACGGTCCTCTGGCTGGAGCAGGAGCGTCGCAAGGATAAAGAGACCATCGCGCTCCTCCAGCAACGGGTCGATCAGTTGTCGGCTCTCCTGGATCAGGCCCGGGAACAGATCCGTCAGCTCACCGATGCGCTGGCGGCCGTCCAGGCCCAGGCCGCTCGTCCCATCCCGATAGAGTCCGTTTTCCCTCGCCTCCGGGAGGAGATGACCGCGATCCTGGATCGGCGCCTGGGAGAGCTGGAGCGACAGTTCCGCGAAAGCCATACCATCCTCCAGCTTCAGATCCAGGATCTCCAGCGCTCCGTCCATACCCTTCAGGAAGACGCGCCCCGCCTGGAGCGAGTGGAACAGGAGCTGGCCTCCCGCCGCGCCGAGCACGACCGCCTGCTGCAGCAGGTTCAGGCTCAATCCCGACGCATCGAGGAGATCGGCCGCGCCCTGGAGGAAACGCGGCCTCGCCTGATCTACCTCGAGGAGCAGGCCCGGCAGACCGCCAAACGGGTGGCCGATGTGGAGCAGGGACAGGTGGATCAGCGCAAGCGGATTGAGGAGCTGACCCAGCGTTTTCCGCCCCTGGAAGAAGAGATACGCAAGTATCCCCGTCGTCTGGAGCCCATGGAGGTCCGTCTGGAGGAGCTGGAAGGTTCTATTGAAGCTCTGCGTCTGGCTGATCTGCAACACGGCCAGGCCTTCCGCCGACTGGAGCAGCATGTGGAGGAGCGCCTGGCTCGCATCGAGGATTACCATGCGGCCCTCCATCAGCTCCAGGATCTGGCGCGGGAGAGCCGGCAGGCTCTGGAGGAGCTGCGAACGCTCCGGGAGGGCTGGGAGCATCGCCTGAAGGAGATGGCGGAGCTGCTGCGGTTGAATGAGGCACGGTGGAAACAGGAGTGGGAGGAATGGCAGACGGCGCAGGAGAAGCGCTTCCACCAGCTGAATCTCCTGCGGGAGGAGCGCTGGGCCGAGCACAGTCGGGAGCATCGGGATCTGGAAGGCCGGGTGGAGCATCTGGAGCGCCAGTGGCCGCGCCTGGAGCAGGTCCTCCGCGGGCTGCTGGAGGAGCAGGAGGAATGGGCCCGTCACCTGCGGGATGGAGCCCGTTCGTGGAGCCAGAACCATGAACAGCGGATGAGCCGCCTGAAGCAGAGCCTGAAGGATGCCTCGGGGGGCGGGACGGGCAGGCCATAACTTAGGAGGACCGGGCATGCCTGTGATCGCCACGGCTGGCCACGTCGACCATGGGAAATCGGCCCTTGTGGAGGCCCTCACCGGCATCCATCCGGATCGTCTGAAGGAAGAACAGATCCGGGAGATGACGATTGACCTGGGCTTCGCATGGCTTATCCTGCCGGATGGGGAGACGGTGGGGATCGTGGACGTGCCGGGCCATATGGACTTCATCGAGAACATGCTGGCCGGGGTGGGGGGCATTGATGCCGCTCTCCTGGTGATCGCGGCCGACGAGGGCGTGATGCCGCAAACACGGGAGCATTTCGCCATCCTCACCCTCCTCGAGGTCTGCAGCGGCGTGGTGGCCCTGAATAAGATCGACCTCGTGGATGAGGAATGGCGGGCGCTGGTGGAAGAAGACATCCGCGCCATGCTCCAGGGGACCTGCTGGGCGAGCGCCCCGGTGATCCCAGTGTCCGCCCGCACCCGAGAGGGTCTGGAACGGCTGGTGGAAGCCCTCCAGGAGACCCTGCGAAGCCGCCCCCCACGCCCCGATCTGGGGCGGGCGCGCCTCTCCATCGATCGGGCGTTCACGATGCCAGGCTTCGGGACGGTCGTGACCGGGACGCTGCTGGATGGTTGCTTTCGGATCGGGGAGGAGGTGGAGATCTGGCCCTCGGGGCTTCGGGCCCGCATCCGGGGTTTGCAGTCCTATCGCCGTCGAGTAGAGCAGGCTCTCCCAGGCTCCCGGACGGCCATCAATCTCAGCGGGATCGCTCCGGAAGACCTCCGTCGGGGAGATTGGGTGACGGTCTTAGGAGTGTTCCAGCCAACCCAGCTTCTGGATGTGTATTTGATCCACTGGGAAGGATCCCCTCGCCCTCTTTCCCATTTCGCTGAGGTGAAATTCTTCCACGGAGCGGCCCAGATCCTGGCCCGGGTCCGGTTGCTGGATCGGGAGGAGCTGCGGCCGGGGGAATCCGGGTTGGCCCAGATCGTCCTCAGCCGTCCGACGGTTGCCGCCCCCGGAGATCGCTTCATTCTCCGCTGGCCCTCCCCCTCGATGACCCTGGGGGGCGGCGAGATCCTGGATGTGCATCCAGAGCGACGCCACCGTCGGTTCCGTTCGGAGGTTCTCTCTACGCTGCGCGCCCTCCACCAGGCGGATCCGATCACCCGGTTGCGGGTCTGGCTGGAAAGCGCGGGGCTCCTCCCGCTGCCGGAGGCTTCCCAACGGCTGGCGTTGCCCCTCGGGCGGGCCCGGGAGCTCCTGGAGCGTCTGACAGCGGAGGGTGCGGCGGTTCCCCTGGGAGAGGGCCTCTGGGCGGCGCCCAACTGGCCGGAGCGGGCGATCCGACAGCTCATCGAGCAGGTGGAAGCTTACCATCGGCAGAACCCCTTGCGTCCAGGCATGCCGCGAGAGGAAGCGCGGAGCCGGTTGGGATGGCCGCCGGCGGTGTTCGAGGCGGCGGTGCGGGCCGCGGTGATGAAAGGCCTCCTGGAAGAAGCCGGGCCGTTGATCCGGCGGTCCGGCTTTCAGGTTCGCCTGAATGAGGCACAAGCCCGGCAGGTGGAGGCCTGTCTCGCCAGGATCCGACGGGATCCATGGCATCCGCCTACCCCCCGGGAGATCGAAGCCATGCTGGGCCGGGATCTTTTCCAGGTCCTGCTGGACGAAGGCCGTCTGGTCCGCCTGAACGATGAGGTCATCCTGCTCATGGAAACCTGGCAGGAAGCCGTCGAGCGCATCCGGGCCTATCTCCAGGCCCGCGGGACGATTTCCGCAGCGGAGGCGCGGGATTGGCTGGGGACCAATCGCAAGATCGCGGTGGCCATCCTGGAAAAGATGGACGCCCTGGGGATCACCCGGCGGGTGGGGGACGTGCGGGTGCTGGCCCAGGGCCCCGGAGCGGGCATGGAGACCTGAACTCCTGCGTCGGGTTAGCGACGCAGGAACCGGCGCTCGATCTCCTCCCGGCTCAGGAGGAACCAGGCCGGGCGGCCATGGGGGCAGGTGGACGGGGACCAGGCTTCTAACAGGGCATCGAGAAGGGCCTGCATTTCCTCGGGGGAAAGGCCGTCGCCGGCTTTGACGGCGGCTGCGCATGCCAGACGCATGGCGATCCGCTCCCGGGGATCGCCGCCCCCTCGCCGGAGCGCCGGGATCTCCTCCAGCACAGCGTTCAGCAGGATGTGGACGGATACGCTTGCCAGCGGAGCGGGCAGGGCTCGGACCACAAAGGTGTTCCCTCCAAAGGGCTCGATGTCGATCCCCAGGCTTCGCAGGGTCTCCAGCTCCATCTCCAGCTGCTCGGCTTCCCGAGGGGAGAAAGCAAGGACCGCAGGGGAGGGCAGGGGGGTTGAGGGGCTTCCGGACCATAGCCGCTCGAAAATCACCTGCTCATGGGCGGCGTGCTGATCCACCACAATAAGCCCCTCTTCGCTCTGAGCCAGGATATAGCTCTGGAGCAGCTGGCCCAGCGCCCGCCATCGGGGCGGCCGGCTGTATTCCATCGTCGGCTCTCCCAGCCGCCGCATCGGCGGCGGCTCCTCAACCGGCCACGGCGTGGGGAGTCCTTCTGGATAGGGGAAGCCGGCCAGGGCGGTCTGCACCGCCTGGCTCACTCCCCAGTAAACCGAGCGCTCCTGGGAGAACCGCACCTCTGCTTTCTGCGGATGGACGTTCACGTCCACGAACGAAGGGGGGAGCTCGATGTGGAGGATCGCCAGGGGATAGCGGCCGGCGGGCAGCCGCCCGGCGTAGGGTCGCTCCAGCGCCACCGCCAGCAATCCGCTGCGCACCGGCCGCCCGTTGACATAGAAATGCTGGAAGGCTCGGGAAGCCCGTCCCAGGGTGGGCCGGGAGATCAGACCGTGGATCCGGAGATCCGCCACCTCCCAGGACACCGGGATCAGCTCGTCAGCGACCTCTCGCCCCCAGATGATCGCCGCCCGTTCCAGCAGGGTCCCGGGCGGCGCCATCAGGACTTCCCGGCCATCGATGATCAGCCGGAACGCGACCTGGGGGTAGCCCAGGGCGTAGCGGTAAACGGTTTCCCGAATCCGTTCGGCTTCCCGGAAGGGGGATTTGAGAAAGCGACGTCGGGCTGGGGTGTTGTAGAAGAGGTCCCGGACTGTTACCACGGTCCCTGGGGGACTGGCGGCCGGATGCACGGCGCACTGGCCTTCCTCCGCGATCAGGCGGGTGCCCTCGGTTTCCCCGGGGGTGCGGGTGAGGATCTCCACCCGGGCCACCGCGGCGATGCTGGGCAGCGCTTCCCCGCGAAAGCCCAGGGTGCGCACGCGGCTCAGGTCCTCGGCCGTCCGGATCTTGCTGGTGGCGAAACGGGCCAGGGCCAGCGGCGCCTGATCCCGGGGGATGCCGTGGCCGTTGTCGGCCACGCGGATCAGCGCAAAGCCCCCTTCCCGGGCCTCAACCTGGATGACAGTGGCCCCCGCGTCCAGCGCGTTCTCGATCAGCTCCTTCACCACCGAGGCGGGCCGTTCGATGACCTCCCCCGCCGCGATCCGGGCCGCCACGTCTGGATCCAGAACCCGGATCACCGGGAGTTCATTTGGGGATCGCATCTCTCCAGCGATTACCAACGCGCCCCGCCGATCGTTGAGGGTTTGAGGACGACGAGATAAGCGATTTCGCCGCCCATCCCAACTATTCTTACCTCTATCGGCGCATGACCACCAGGTAGAGGGGCATTCGGACGAACGCCGGGGCCTCCGTCCAGGGCCGCACCGGCAGGAGCCCCTGAATTGCCTCATGGAAGGACG belongs to Thermoflexus sp. and includes:
- the mutL gene encoding DNA mismatch repair endonuclease MutL translates to MRSPNELPVIRVLDPDVAARIAAGEVIERPASVVKELIENALDAGATVIQVEAREGGFALIRVADNGHGIPRDQAPLALARFATSKIRTAEDLSRVRTLGFRGEALPSIAAVARVEILTRTPGETEGTRLIAEEGQCAVHPAASPPGTVVTVRDLFYNTPARRRFLKSPFREAERIRETVYRYALGYPQVAFRLIIDGREVLMAPPGTLLERAAIIWGREVADELIPVSWEVADLRIHGLISRPTLGRASRAFQHFYVNGRPVRSGLLAVALERPYAGRLPAGRYPLAILHIELPPSFVDVNVHPQKAEVRFSQERSVYWGVSQAVQTALAGFPYPEGLPTPWPVEEPPPMRRLGEPTMEYSRPPRWRALGQLLQSYILAQSEEGLIVVDQHAAHEQVIFERLWSGSPSTPLPSPAVLAFSPREAEQLEMELETLRSLGIDIEPFGGNTFVVRALPAPLASVSVHILLNAVLEEIPALRRGGGDPRERIAMRLACAAAVKAGDGLSPEEMQALLDALLEAWSPSTCPHGRPAWFLLSREEIERRFLRR
- the selB gene encoding selenocysteine-specific translation elongation factor, which codes for MPVIATAGHVDHGKSALVEALTGIHPDRLKEEQIREMTIDLGFAWLILPDGETVGIVDVPGHMDFIENMLAGVGGIDAALLVIAADEGVMPQTREHFAILTLLEVCSGVVALNKIDLVDEEWRALVEEDIRAMLQGTCWASAPVIPVSARTREGLERLVEALQETLRSRPPRPDLGRARLSIDRAFTMPGFGTVVTGTLLDGCFRIGEEVEIWPSGLRARIRGLQSYRRRVEQALPGSRTAINLSGIAPEDLRRGDWVTVLGVFQPTQLLDVYLIHWEGSPRPLSHFAEVKFFHGAAQILARVRLLDREELRPGESGLAQIVLSRPTVAAPGDRFILRWPSPSMTLGGGEILDVHPERRHRRFRSEVLSTLRALHQADPITRLRVWLESAGLLPLPEASQRLALPLGRARELLERLTAEGAAVPLGEGLWAAPNWPERAIRQLIEQVEAYHRQNPLRPGMPREEARSRLGWPPAVFEAAVRAAVMKGLLEEAGPLIRRSGFQVRLNEAQARQVEACLARIRRDPWHPPTPREIEAMLGRDLFQVLLDEGRLVRLNDEVILLMETWQEAVERIRAYLQARGTISAAEARDWLGTNRKIAVAILEKMDALGITRRVGDVRVLAQGPGAGMET